From Enterococcus mundtii, the proteins below share one genomic window:
- a CDS encoding DUF2200 domain-containing protein: MTEHRIFTMPFSSVYPLYLKKAERKNRTKEEVNQIIYWLTGYEQTKLEEQIKLEKDFKTFFAEAPRLNPDRKLITGVICGVRVENIEEPLMQEIRYLDKLIDELAKGKKMEKILRK, from the coding sequence ATGACTGAACATCGAATTTTTACTATGCCTTTTTCTTCTGTCTATCCTCTTTATCTAAAAAAAGCAGAACGAAAAAATCGTACAAAAGAGGAAGTTAACCAAATCATTTATTGGTTGACCGGCTATGAACAAACTAAATTAGAAGAACAGATCAAACTGGAAAAGGACTTCAAAACTTTCTTTGCTGAGGCACCGAGATTGAATCCTGACCGAAAATTGATCACTGGCGTCATTTGTGGTGTTAGAGTAGAAAATATTGAAGAGCCATTGATGCAAGAAATTCGTTATTTGGATAAGTTGATCGATGAGTTAGCCAAAGGAAAGAAAATGGAAAAAATCCTTAGAAAATAA
- a CDS encoding penicillin-binding transpeptidase domain-containing protein: MKRSDRQKKKSTGIYIGAGIVVLLAAAGGGFFYYQHVQEQQAVKAGEKTIEGFIDSLNQENYEEAVKSLQVENGSDLTEQDILEKYQNIYGAAEIRGIKLSDLSVTKKENDTYEFTYKAKMNTTLGELKDLAYEGTLSQEGDQTKINWQPNLIFPQMEGQDKVSLSTDIAARGEILDRNKQPLATTGKLKQLGVVPAKLGEGEEKTTNIKAIAEAFDLTEDSIEQAISQGWVQPDYFVPLKIIEGETPELPSGATIQEVDGRYYPLGEAAAQLIGYVGDITAEDIEKNPELSSTGKIGRSGLEMAYDKELRGTNGGKLSVTDEEGNEKAVLLQHEVKNGQDIQLTIDANAQKTAFDSLDGKPGSTVATAPKTGDLLALVSSPSYDPNKMTNGISQDDYKAYEEDPNRPFISRFATGYAPGSTFKMITAAIGLDNGTLNPDEILTINGLKWQKDSSWGSYQVTRVSDVPQVNLKNALVYSDNIYMAQETLKMGEEAFRKGLNQFIFGEELDLPIQMDPAQISNEDSFNSEILLADTGYGQGQLLINPIQQAAMYSVFANNGSLVYPRLVMDQETKDKKNVISESSVQTILPDLVDVVQDPNGTAHSLAALGIPLAAKTGTAEIKEKQDEKGQENSFLYAINPDTNGYLVISMLENREEGDSATNRAPALLQYLNQNYQ, translated from the coding sequence ATGAAGAGGAGTGACAGACAAAAGAAAAAATCGACTGGCATCTATATTGGAGCGGGAATCGTCGTCTTGCTTGCAGCAGCTGGTGGTGGCTTCTTTTATTATCAACACGTCCAGGAACAACAAGCGGTAAAAGCTGGAGAAAAAACGATTGAAGGATTTATCGACTCTCTGAACCAGGAAAATTATGAAGAAGCGGTGAAATCACTTCAAGTAGAAAACGGTAGTGATCTTACTGAACAAGATATTTTAGAGAAATATCAAAATATTTATGGTGCAGCAGAAATCAGAGGGATCAAACTCTCAGATTTATCCGTGACGAAAAAAGAGAATGATACGTATGAATTTACGTATAAAGCTAAAATGAATACGACGCTAGGTGAATTGAAAGACTTAGCATACGAAGGAACCTTGTCGCAAGAAGGAGATCAAACCAAAATCAATTGGCAACCTAATTTGATTTTTCCGCAAATGGAAGGGCAAGATAAAGTCAGCTTAAGCACAGACATAGCGGCTCGTGGTGAAATCTTGGACCGCAATAAACAGCCCTTAGCCACGACCGGAAAATTAAAACAATTAGGTGTCGTACCTGCAAAATTAGGTGAGGGTGAGGAAAAAACAACAAATATCAAAGCAATCGCTGAAGCCTTCGATTTGACTGAAGACAGTATTGAACAGGCGATTTCTCAAGGTTGGGTCCAACCCGATTACTTTGTTCCTTTAAAGATCATTGAAGGGGAAACACCAGAACTTCCAAGTGGAGCAACGATCCAAGAAGTTGACGGTCGTTATTATCCGTTAGGGGAAGCCGCTGCCCAATTGATTGGTTACGTAGGAGATATCACCGCAGAAGATATTGAAAAAAATCCTGAGTTGAGTAGCACAGGAAAAATCGGGCGTTCGGGCTTAGAGATGGCTTATGACAAAGAATTAAGAGGAACGAACGGTGGGAAATTAAGTGTGACAGATGAAGAAGGAAATGAAAAAGCTGTCTTGCTTCAACATGAAGTGAAAAATGGTCAGGATATCCAGTTGACGATCGATGCCAATGCGCAAAAAACGGCATTCGACAGTCTAGATGGAAAACCAGGTTCTACTGTGGCGACAGCCCCTAAAACTGGAGATTTGTTGGCACTTGTCAGTTCACCTAGCTATGATCCAAATAAAATGACGAATGGTATTTCACAGGACGATTACAAAGCTTATGAAGAAGATCCCAATCGTCCGTTTATTAGCCGTTTTGCAACAGGTTATGCTCCGGGTTCAACATTTAAAATGATCACCGCAGCCATCGGCTTAGATAATGGGACATTGAATCCAGATGAAATATTAACGATCAATGGATTGAAGTGGCAAAAAGATAGCTCTTGGGGTTCTTACCAAGTGACACGTGTCAGTGATGTACCACAAGTGAACTTGAAAAATGCTTTAGTTTATTCTGATAATATCTATATGGCACAAGAAACATTGAAAATGGGGGAAGAAGCCTTTAGAAAAGGACTGAATCAATTCATTTTCGGTGAAGAGCTAGATTTACCGATCCAAATGGATCCTGCGCAAATCTCAAATGAAGACTCATTCAATTCGGAGATTCTGTTGGCAGATACTGGCTATGGTCAGGGACAATTGTTGATCAACCCGATCCAACAAGCTGCGATGTATAGTGTTTTTGCAAATAATGGCAGTTTAGTTTATCCACGATTAGTCATGGATCAGGAAACTAAAGATAAGAAAAATGTGATCAGTGAATCAAGTGTCCAAACGATTTTGCCAGATTTAGTCGACGTTGTGCAAGATCCTAACGGAACTGCACATTCTTTAGCTGCTCTAGGCATTCCGCTTGCCGCGAAAACAGGAACAGCTGAAATCAAAGAAAAGCAGGATGAAAAAGGACAAGAAAACAGTTTCCTTTATGCGATCAATCCTGATACAAATGGCTACTTGGTGATCAGCATGTTAGAAAACAGAGAAGAAGGCGATTCTGCTACTAATCGAGCGCCTGCTTTATTACAATATTTGAACCAAAATTACCAATAA
- a CDS encoding cation:proton antiporter, which yields MEFIGILCLILLATTIGSHLSRRFGVPAVIGQLLVGVLLGGAGLGWVHPNILVHDFSEIGVILLMFLAGLESDLSLLKKYFRPGMFVALLGIILPVLFGWLTGEIFQVTRNEAIFFGIILAATSVSISVEVLKELHVVNTKEGSTILGASVVDDILVVLVLSFSLSFLTGESGSSLPLPLLLLEQVIYFIFIFLLVKWIAPFLMSLAGKIYANSAIIIVSLVLCLGMSYIADLIGLSSVIGAFFAGIAVSQTSVKEEVYHNVEALGYAVFIPVFFVSVGLEVDFSNFGEQLIFILILTTVAVLTKLGGGYLGAKVAGFSTNSAFMVGAGMISRGEMALIILQIGQQSQLIEAKYYSPLVIVILLSTLISPLILKYFTRKVYHG from the coding sequence ATGGAATTTATAGGTATTCTCTGTTTGATCTTGTTAGCGACAACCATTGGCTCTCACCTTTCACGGAGGTTTGGTGTACCTGCGGTGATTGGTCAACTACTCGTTGGCGTCTTGCTTGGTGGTGCGGGTCTGGGATGGGTGCATCCAAATATTCTCGTCCACGATTTTTCAGAAATAGGTGTCATTTTATTGATGTTTTTAGCTGGATTGGAAAGCGATCTTTCTCTTTTGAAAAAATACTTTCGACCAGGAATGTTCGTTGCTTTATTAGGGATCATACTCCCCGTATTATTTGGTTGGTTGACAGGTGAAATTTTCCAAGTGACTAGGAATGAAGCTATCTTCTTTGGAATCATCCTCGCAGCAACTTCTGTAAGTATCTCTGTTGAGGTATTGAAAGAACTTCATGTAGTCAATACAAAAGAAGGTTCGACTATCTTAGGCGCTTCAGTAGTTGATGACATTCTTGTTGTATTGGTGTTAAGTTTCAGCTTATCATTTTTGACGGGAGAATCTGGCAGCAGCCTCCCTTTACCGCTTCTTTTATTGGAGCAAGTGATTTACTTTATTTTTATATTTTTATTAGTCAAATGGATTGCCCCATTTTTGATGTCACTAGCTGGAAAAATCTATGCTAACTCTGCGATTATCATTGTTTCCTTGGTTTTATGTCTAGGTATGTCCTACATTGCTGATTTGATTGGACTAAGTTCAGTCATTGGTGCATTTTTTGCAGGGATCGCGGTAAGTCAAACCTCGGTCAAAGAAGAAGTGTATCATAATGTCGAGGCATTAGGTTATGCCGTATTTATCCCAGTCTTTTTTGTCAGTGTTGGACTAGAAGTCGATTTCTCTAACTTTGGAGAACAATTGATTTTTATCTTGATCCTAACGACTGTTGCAGTCTTGACTAAACTTGGTGGTGGTTATCTAGGGGCGAAAGTAGCCGGTTTTTCAACGAATAGTGCCTTTATGGTAGGAGCTGGCATGATCTCACGTGGGGAAATGGCGCTGATCATTTTACAAATTGGACAACAAAGCCAATTGATTGAAGCAAAATATTATTCTCCACTTGTGATCGTAATCTTATTAAGTACCTTGATCTCTCCATTGATTCTTAAATACTTTACTAGAAAAGTGTATCATGGGTGA
- a CDS encoding DUF308 domain-containing protein, producing MYELIRSNFQRHAILRAAIYIIAGIAIVINPTAVFNFVGYLITAYFVLLGLINLFEAYKNKQKTGAWGFGLFSAIAFLIFGLIVFLFASAIVSILPILLGLMILANGAFQLFISLNTKSKGWSLYSVILLIGGLILLFNPFQSLMVLFQIFGGILIFMGISEIINYFKVRNMYVN from the coding sequence ATGTATGAACTTATTCGAAGTAATTTTCAAAGACATGCTATTTTACGAGCAGCTATTTATATCATTGCTGGTATCGCCATAGTCATCAATCCAACTGCCGTATTTAATTTTGTCGGCTATCTTATCACTGCTTATTTTGTTTTATTAGGTCTGATCAATTTATTTGAAGCCTATAAAAACAAGCAAAAAACGGGTGCTTGGGGATTTGGACTTTTCAGTGCAATTGCTTTTCTGATTTTCGGACTGATCGTGTTCTTATTTGCATCAGCAATCGTTTCGATCTTACCAATTCTTTTAGGCTTGATGATTTTGGCAAATGGCGCATTTCAATTATTCATCAGTTTGAATACGAAATCAAAAGGATGGTCATTATACAGCGTGATTTTACTGATTGGCGGATTGATTTTATTATTTAATCCATTCCAAAGCTTGATGGTACTTTTCCAAATCTTTGGCGGTATCTTGATCTTTATGGGGATTTCTGAAATCATCAACTACTTTAAAGTAAGAAATATGTATGTCAATTGA
- a CDS encoding lytic polysaccharide monooxygenase encodes MKKQILGTILCSSILFGASLAIGGNEASAHGYVQSPISRGYQGHLDRNSNWTAAFQKYGAVINEPQSLEALKGYPQAGPADGQIASAGGSLGDFNLDQQTSTLWTKQGINQGANLFTWRYTVGHATTKWHYYMTKADWNPNDKLERSDFELIGTINHNGTPASTTPHAINVPSDRLGYHVILAVWDVADTANAFYNVIDVDVKGDSAIPVKPQAPQNVRAENVTASSVELAWNGQANTVSYNVYRDGELVGNTNDPEFKDAGLNEETTYNYEIEAVSQTGLTSDKTTISVTTRATTAEEKPTAPKNLHSMGETTSSVSLMWGASTHTQGIKQYDIYRNGQLVASTPSTSYTDENLASGTTYSYVVRAISTTDEVSDASNTLLVTTKQDETIEGVREWRLGSMSSPELYTANEEVSFQGRVYTTLVTHFNFGDVTWSPNQAPTLFRLK; translated from the coding sequence ATGAAAAAACAAATTTTAGGAACCATTTTATGCTCAAGTATTTTATTTGGAGCAAGCTTAGCAATTGGTGGGAATGAAGCATCTGCACATGGATATGTACAGTCTCCTATCAGTCGTGGGTATCAAGGACATTTAGACAGAAATTCAAACTGGACTGCTGCTTTTCAAAAATATGGGGCTGTTATCAACGAACCTCAATCTTTAGAAGCATTAAAAGGATACCCACAAGCTGGACCAGCCGATGGACAAATTGCATCAGCAGGTGGTTCGCTTGGTGATTTCAATCTTGATCAACAAACCTCAACTTTATGGACAAAACAAGGAATCAACCAAGGTGCGAATTTATTTACATGGCGCTATACTGTCGGACATGCGACGACAAAATGGCATTATTATATGACGAAAGCTGACTGGAACCCAAATGATAAATTGGAACGTTCTGATTTTGAATTGATCGGTACAATCAACCATAATGGAACACCAGCATCAACGACACCACACGCAATCAACGTACCAAGTGATCGTTTAGGTTACCATGTGATTTTAGCTGTTTGGGATGTAGCGGACACAGCTAATGCATTCTATAACGTGATTGACGTGGATGTAAAAGGTGATTCAGCTATTCCTGTGAAACCTCAGGCTCCTCAAAATGTACGTGCTGAAAATGTGACTGCTTCTTCTGTAGAATTAGCATGGAATGGACAAGCAAATACTGTATCATATAACGTTTACCGTGACGGTGAATTAGTTGGCAATACAAATGATCCAGAATTTAAAGATGCAGGACTAAATGAAGAAACAACCTACAACTATGAGATCGAAGCAGTTAGCCAAACTGGATTGACATCTGACAAAACAACGATTTCAGTAACAACTAGAGCGACAACTGCGGAAGAAAAACCAACTGCTCCTAAAAACTTACATTCAATGGGTGAAACGACTTCAAGCGTATCATTGATGTGGGGAGCTTCAACACATACACAAGGAATCAAACAATATGATATTTATCGTAATGGTCAGTTAGTGGCTTCAACACCATCTACGAGTTACACAGATGAGAACTTAGCTTCTGGTACAACCTATTCATACGTGGTACGTGCAATCAGTACTACAGACGAAGTTTCAGACGCAAGTAACACTCTATTAGTGACAACGAAACAAGATGAAACAATCGAAGGTGTCCGTGAATGGAGATTAGGTTCTATGTCTTCACCGGAACTTTATACTGCAAACGAAGAAGTAAGCTTCCAAGGACGAGTATACACAACCCTTGTAACACATTTTAACTTTGGTGATGTAACATGGTCTCCAAATCAAGCGCCGACATTATTCCGCTTGAAATAA
- a CDS encoding flavin reductase family protein — MFKRVPSDLTERENYKLLIGSVIPRPVAVVATRSLQGVTNVAPFSYFNIVSSNPPILSLAIQRKNGEWKDTAKHLIDTKEAVIHVLDERILVDANQTAASLSSEESELTLTSFTTSESDTISVPRINEASIAFETTLYQHVPIKKKQETTADLFLLQISTYQISEAVYDEQTGYIDPKQLQPISRLAGNDYGKLGEIIRLLRPE, encoded by the coding sequence ATGTTCAAACGAGTACCTTCAGACTTAACAGAAAGAGAAAATTATAAACTATTGATCGGTTCAGTTATCCCTCGTCCGGTGGCAGTGGTTGCAACAAGATCTTTACAAGGAGTGACCAATGTTGCACCATTTAGTTACTTCAATATTGTTAGTTCAAATCCACCGATTCTTTCTTTAGCTATCCAAAGAAAAAATGGGGAGTGGAAAGATACGGCAAAACATCTTATCGATACAAAAGAAGCAGTGATCCATGTTCTAGACGAAAGAATTCTGGTAGATGCTAATCAGACAGCTGCTAGCTTATCGAGCGAAGAAAGTGAATTGACGTTGACTTCTTTCACTACTTCCGAATCAGATACTATCAGCGTCCCAAGGATCAATGAAGCAAGTATTGCCTTTGAAACGACACTATACCAACACGTGCCGATCAAAAAAAAACAAGAAACGACCGCTGATTTATTTTTACTGCAAATTTCTACTTATCAAATAAGTGAAGCTGTTTATGATGAACAAACAGGCTATATTGATCCGAAACAGTTACAACCAATCAGTCGCTTAGCAGGAAACGACTACGGAAAGTTAGGTGAGATCATTCGCTTGTTGCGTCCGGAATAA
- a CDS encoding LCP family protein, translating to MKPFQKIVLSILLVLAMVIGFFSFEFIQGFSSVKQSATVEKVNAQDVPSIINVALIGSDARSKEENGRSDSLMVAQYDQKTKQAKLISIMRDSYVSIPGYGMNKINAAYSYGGIDLLNQTLQENFKLETPYYASITFQDFIDCIDELFPDGVTIDAEKDLDLDGVAIKKGKQTMDGNTLLQYARFREDEEGDFGRIRRQQQVVEAVASQLKDVTSIIKLPKAIGKLLGSIQTNLPESVLLDCGLDFLNDEKKIDTLSVPVDKSWDFNDNTPAGSVLEIDLTKNQQAIHEFLDK from the coding sequence ATGAAACCATTTCAAAAAATCGTATTAAGTATCTTGTTAGTACTTGCAATGGTCATTGGCTTTTTTTCTTTTGAATTTATTCAAGGGTTCTCATCAGTGAAACAATCTGCAACAGTTGAGAAAGTCAATGCACAAGATGTCCCATCGATCATCAATGTGGCATTGATCGGTTCTGATGCACGATCAAAAGAAGAAAATGGCCGTTCAGATTCTTTGATGGTCGCCCAATATGATCAAAAGACCAAACAAGCCAAATTGATTTCTATCATGAGAGATTCTTACGTCTCTATTCCTGGTTATGGAATGAATAAGATCAACGCTGCCTATTCTTATGGTGGTATCGACTTATTGAACCAAACCTTACAAGAAAATTTCAAGTTGGAGACCCCTTATTATGCAAGTATTACGTTTCAAGATTTTATTGATTGTATCGATGAATTGTTTCCAGATGGCGTAACGATCGATGCAGAAAAAGATTTAGATTTAGATGGGGTAGCTATCAAAAAAGGAAAGCAAACGATGGACGGAAATACCTTGCTACAATATGCTCGTTTTCGTGAAGATGAAGAAGGTGATTTTGGACGTATCCGTAGACAACAACAAGTTGTTGAGGCGGTAGCCAGTCAATTGAAAGATGTCACATCGATCATCAAATTACCTAAGGCGATCGGTAAACTTTTAGGTAGTATCCAAACAAATCTACCGGAAAGTGTTCTGTTAGATTGTGGGTTAGATTTCCTAAATGACGAGAAGAAAATCGATACACTATCCGTGCCCGTTGATAAAAGTTGGGACTTCAATGATAATACACCAGCTGGTAGTGTCTTGGAAATCGACTTAACTAAAAATCAACAAGCGATACACGAGTTTTTAGATAAATAA
- a CDS encoding ankyrin repeat domain-containing protein, with translation MSAWLILPFAVLLFSLTSCEEPQQMTVPDQTKRTTSTIEQTTTEQTDHLIEETEESLMSYASGSLLAAVEDNDRKKVEDILKTEYSIDEQNDKGETPLLIATHHDFVEIAKLLIDHGASIDIQDTIQDSPYLYAAAQGKTEILSYMLEHREPNQAIVNRFGGNALIPAAEKGHLDNVKLLLTDARVDIDHQNNYGYTALIEAVALRDGSEIYQQIVKELLNHGANKTLRDNQGKTAEDYARELGYTKILAQLTQS, from the coding sequence ATGAGCGCTTGGCTGATCTTACCCTTTGCAGTTTTACTGTTTTCATTAACGAGTTGTGAAGAGCCACAGCAGATGACCGTTCCTGATCAAACGAAAAGGACCACTTCTACTATCGAGCAAACAACCACTGAACAAACCGATCATTTAATTGAAGAAACGGAGGAATCGCTTATGAGTTACGCATCTGGCAGTTTATTAGCCGCAGTTGAAGACAACGATCGAAAGAAAGTTGAGGATATTCTAAAAACAGAGTATTCAATCGATGAACAAAATGACAAAGGTGAGACACCTTTACTGATTGCCACCCATCATGATTTTGTTGAAATCGCCAAACTTCTGATCGATCATGGTGCGTCGATCGACATCCAGGATACGATCCAAGACAGCCCTTACCTTTACGCTGCCGCACAAGGAAAAACAGAGATTCTATCTTATATGTTGGAACATCGTGAACCAAATCAAGCAATTGTCAATCGTTTTGGCGGTAATGCCTTGATTCCAGCAGCTGAAAAAGGCCATTTAGATAATGTGAAACTTCTATTAACCGACGCACGTGTGGACATCGACCATCAAAATAATTATGGTTATACCGCGTTGATTGAAGCAGTTGCTTTACGAGATGGGTCTGAAATCTATCAACAAATCGTTAAAGAACTGTTGAATCATGGCGCAAACAAAACATTACGTGACAATCAAGGAAAAACTGCGGAAGATTATGCTAGAGAACTGGGATATACTAAGATATTGGCACAACTGACTCAATCATAA
- a CDS encoding helix-turn-helix domain-containing protein, which produces MQTQEAIKTFLLKKKNVTKLEIFLFLTEHQFFITTHYLADHFKMSDSNFLLYLHEIEQDFHALGINNLEVVKNKKFVKISLNDADLAKCYYELFGKYCFESTNFQIIAALLRQKVNSMVTISQMTNYSPSYLYSKMKAINQFLALYGISFKFSSKGKKIITGSEVQIQYCFLDVYWTIFANTSLPYHKEEPKKIEYTLHVFFKKELLDGMNGGVLDKLYLLLKLCQDNFPMTSLENVQKELSQFKYIDLLIEPDVDILNPDLPICREQRIILNLLARLTISQLDSEEQSLTHYQRLLAIDFPYLIYSKKLVEAFSQRFALELPEKQKKLYALSFTINKLHNTFLDSEQPNTPLPTFLLYKDQKNYEHLKKVVAEFYENFRQENWHYLPDFLEKENISWVIEELLHFYDRFKKQPPIIIGVNHTKDFYISKDLIVKIEQIFSKEAIVIQRYYMEQCDIVISDCPLNQLPESIKKIYLLNGIVRPDDWKKMIAQLATFIFEIKQERDYADFD; this is translated from the coding sequence ATGCAAACACAAGAAGCAATCAAAACGTTTTTATTAAAGAAGAAAAATGTAACAAAACTTGAGATTTTTCTTTTTTTAACTGAGCATCAGTTCTTTATCACCACGCACTATCTAGCCGACCATTTTAAGATGTCTGATTCAAATTTTCTTTTATATCTTCATGAAATCGAACAGGACTTCCATGCTTTGGGCATAAATAATCTTGAAGTAGTGAAAAACAAAAAGTTTGTCAAAATTTCTTTGAACGATGCTGACCTTGCGAAGTGTTATTACGAATTATTTGGTAAATATTGTTTTGAATCAACTAATTTTCAAATCATCGCTGCCTTACTTCGACAAAAAGTCAACTCAATGGTCACGATCAGCCAAATGACAAATTACAGTCCTTCATATCTCTATTCTAAAATGAAAGCAATCAACCAATTTTTAGCTTTATATGGAATCTCCTTCAAGTTTTCAAGTAAAGGAAAAAAAATAATCACTGGTAGTGAAGTTCAAATCCAATATTGTTTTCTAGATGTCTATTGGACGATTTTTGCTAATACCTCCCTTCCCTATCACAAGGAAGAGCCAAAAAAAATCGAGTACACACTCCATGTCTTCTTCAAGAAAGAGTTATTGGATGGGATGAATGGTGGCGTCTTGGACAAGTTGTATCTTCTCTTAAAACTTTGCCAAGACAACTTTCCTATGACTTCTTTAGAAAATGTTCAAAAAGAATTAAGTCAGTTTAAGTATATTGATCTTTTGATTGAACCTGATGTGGATATTTTGAATCCTGATTTACCGATTTGTCGGGAACAACGAATCATACTCAATTTATTAGCACGCCTAACGATTTCTCAGTTGGATAGTGAAGAGCAAAGTTTGACGCACTATCAAAGACTGTTAGCGATCGATTTTCCTTATTTGATTTATTCCAAGAAATTAGTTGAAGCATTCAGTCAGCGTTTCGCTTTAGAGCTACCTGAAAAACAAAAAAAGTTATATGCACTGTCCTTTACGATCAATAAACTTCACAATACCTTTTTGGATAGCGAACAGCCAAATACGCCTTTACCGACTTTCTTACTTTATAAAGATCAGAAAAACTATGAACACTTAAAAAAAGTCGTAGCTGAATTTTATGAGAATTTCCGGCAAGAAAATTGGCATTACTTACCAGATTTTCTAGAAAAAGAAAATATTTCATGGGTAATCGAAGAATTACTCCATTTCTACGACCGTTTCAAAAAGCAACCACCGATCATCATCGGTGTGAATCATACGAAAGACTTTTATATCAGTAAAGATTTAATTGTTAAAATCGAACAAATTTTTTCAAAAGAGGCAATCGTCATCCAACGTTACTATATGGAACAATGCGATATCGTCATTAGTGATTGCCCGCTAAACCAGCTACCTGAGAGTATCAAAAAGATTTATTTGTTAAACGGCATCGTTCGTCCAGATGATTGGAAAAAGATGATTGCTCAGTTAGCTACCTTTATTTTTGAGATCAAACAAGAACGTGACTACGCTGATTTTGATTGA
- a CDS encoding bifunctional metallophosphatase/5'-nucleotidase translates to MEVTILATSDMHGYILSTNYASDLEQPFGVAKVAGKLKELRQAVSGPVFMIENGDFIQGSPLSYFVAKQSEYSVSTLTKLLNGMNYDVGVLGNHEFNYGWSYLNEAIQSYDFPIVVANMLRKNQQESVLPPYQIIEKQGIKVAVLGLVTQYIPNWENPETIKDLHFMSAVETAKKYVPLLRELADLVVVAYHGGFEKDLTTNEPTEALTGENEASRLLQEVPGIDALVTGHQHRELAEIVNGVPVIQPGYRGAFVGAIQLTVKKQDNKFVVLDHSCKLYPTKEGSPDPTILKQIEPVSKALDMWLDQPVGEVLGNLRIVDPIAARVNEHPYIELINRIQMDATGAEISGTALFNNEVTGFPQSVSMRHILTNYIYPNTLAVVRVTGQELKAALEQTAGYLMATDEGITFDPKYIQPKPQYYNYDMYEGINYTIDLNQPIGHRVTRFEKAGEPIPLDKPLEVVINQYRAVGGGNYKMFSAEKIVKECPIDMTELIADYLKRKKVIVAKVNHNFNVIGK, encoded by the coding sequence ATGGAAGTGACAATCCTTGCAACAAGTGACATGCACGGTTACATTCTGTCGACGAATTATGCCAGTGACTTAGAACAACCATTTGGCGTGGCGAAAGTAGCCGGAAAACTGAAGGAATTAAGACAGGCAGTAAGCGGTCCGGTATTCATGATTGAGAACGGTGACTTTATCCAAGGTTCGCCACTTAGTTATTTTGTTGCAAAACAATCGGAGTATTCTGTCTCGACGTTAACGAAGCTTCTAAACGGCATGAACTATGATGTTGGTGTGTTAGGCAATCATGAATTCAATTATGGCTGGTCCTATTTGAATGAAGCAATCCAATCCTATGATTTCCCAATAGTCGTGGCCAATATGTTGAGGAAGAATCAACAGGAATCAGTTTTACCTCCGTATCAGATCATTGAGAAACAAGGGATCAAAGTGGCTGTTTTGGGACTCGTGACCCAGTATATCCCCAACTGGGAAAACCCTGAAACAATCAAGGATCTTCATTTTATGTCGGCTGTTGAAACCGCCAAAAAATACGTGCCTTTATTACGTGAGTTAGCAGACTTAGTCGTCGTCGCATACCATGGCGGTTTTGAAAAAGATTTAACAACAAACGAGCCGACTGAAGCATTGACCGGTGAAAATGAAGCCAGTCGGTTGTTACAAGAAGTGCCTGGGATCGATGCGTTAGTCACAGGGCATCAACATCGTGAGCTTGCTGAAATCGTCAATGGGGTACCTGTGATCCAGCCAGGCTATCGTGGGGCTTTTGTAGGAGCAATCCAACTAACTGTCAAAAAACAAGACAACAAGTTTGTCGTCTTGGATCACTCGTGTAAACTTTATCCAACGAAAGAGGGTTCTCCAGATCCTACAATCCTTAAACAAATTGAACCGGTTTCTAAAGCATTAGATATGTGGCTAGACCAACCAGTGGGAGAAGTGCTGGGCAATCTACGGATTGTTGATCCTATAGCAGCAAGAGTCAATGAGCATCCATATATTGAACTGATCAATCGAATACAGATGGATGCAACTGGAGCAGAGATTTCAGGAACAGCCTTATTCAATAATGAAGTGACGGGATTCCCACAATCTGTCAGCATGCGTCATATTCTTACGAATTATATTTACCCGAATACTCTGGCTGTTGTACGTGTGACTGGACAAGAACTGAAAGCAGCGCTCGAACAAACAGCTGGTTACTTAATGGCAACCGATGAAGGAATTACGTTTGACCCAAAGTATATCCAGCCCAAGCCTCAATATTATAACTATGATATGTATGAAGGTATAAATTACACGATTGATTTAAATCAACCAATCGGTCATCGTGTGACACGCTTTGAAAAAGCAGGAGAGCCAATTCCCTTAGATAAACCACTAGAAGTGGTGATCAATCAATATCGAGCAGTAGGTGGTGGTAATTATAAGATGTTTTCAGCGGAGAAGATCGTAAAAGAATGTCCAATCGATATGACCGAATTGATTGCCGACTATCTCAAACGAAAAAAAGTGATTGTTGCAAAGGTGAATCATAATTTCAACGTGATCGGCAAATAA